The proteins below are encoded in one region of Acidobacteriota bacterium:
- a CDS encoding ATP-binding protein, with protein MVKSVRVRLTLWYVLLFGLLLLCFSAYVYLVLSQTLYERLDQSLLRAAQAVAGEFRSEEAESEEGASSGAAQALTELRLPGIYVAIFDGEQLLASSFDGDQQIALPKDLLSPAATGGHPTFRTVQGFGEEGARVAAISARARGKDYLVVTAEPLHDLVEQLESIRRIFYLAFPASLLVAGIGGFLLAKKSLAPVVAMSNQAERISARNLHERLSVGNKSDELGHLARVFNDLLARLDRSFESMREFIADASHELRTPLSIIRGEADVALSQDRDAIEYKEALAIVQDESKRLSRIVDDLLALARADAEERPLEIEEFYLNDLVEECCKSASVLAVRDGVSLTFDPTPDIAFRGDEVLVRRMLLNLLDNAIKYTPSGGSISVRLGVEAANVKIIVSDTGIGIPADSAPHIFERFYRVDKARSRVDGGSGLGLAIARWVAEAHKGSIDLTSRPGHGSKFTVSLPR; from the coding sequence ATGGTTAAGAGCGTCCGAGTTCGTCTGACATTGTGGTATGTGCTGCTCTTCGGATTGCTGCTTCTGTGCTTCAGCGCATACGTCTACCTGGTGTTATCTCAAACCCTGTATGAACGGCTCGACCAATCGCTGTTGCGTGCCGCGCAGGCAGTCGCCGGCGAGTTTCGCAGCGAGGAGGCGGAGAGTGAAGAAGGCGCCTCCTCGGGCGCCGCGCAGGCTTTGACTGAACTCCGTCTGCCGGGGATCTATGTCGCGATATTTGATGGCGAGCAGCTCCTCGCGTCGAGCTTTGACGGAGATCAGCAGATCGCTCTTCCGAAGGACCTTTTGTCTCCCGCGGCGACGGGCGGCCATCCCACGTTTCGGACCGTTCAAGGCTTCGGCGAAGAGGGCGCACGAGTAGCCGCGATCTCCGCGCGCGCGAGGGGCAAGGACTATCTTGTGGTGACAGCCGAACCGTTGCATGACCTGGTCGAGCAGCTTGAATCGATCAGGCGAATCTTTTACCTCGCCTTTCCCGCAAGCTTACTCGTGGCGGGAATCGGCGGATTCTTACTCGCGAAAAAGAGCCTCGCCCCGGTCGTGGCAATGTCCAATCAAGCCGAGCGCATCAGCGCCAGAAATCTACACGAACGTTTGAGCGTCGGTAATAAGAGCGACGAGCTTGGGCATCTGGCGCGCGTGTTCAACGATTTGCTTGCAAGACTCGACCGTTCGTTCGAGAGCATGCGCGAGTTTATCGCCGACGCCTCTCACGAGCTTCGCACGCCGCTGTCGATAATAAGAGGCGAAGCCGATGTCGCACTATCCCAGGACAGGGATGCGATCGAGTACAAAGAGGCGTTGGCGATTGTTCAAGACGAGTCAAAGAGGCTATCGCGCATAGTTGACGACTTGCTGGCGCTGGCTCGCGCAGACGCTGAAGAACGACCGTTGGAGATCGAAGAGTTCTATTTGAATGACCTGGTAGAAGAATGCTGCAAATCTGCAAGTGTTTTGGCTGTGCGCGATGGGGTATCCTTGACGTTCGATCCCACACCGGACATCGCTTTTCGTGGTGATGAAGTCTTGGTGAGGCGGATGCTTCTGAACCTGCTCGACAACGCCATCAAGTACACTCCCTCGGGCGGCTCTATTTCAGTCAGGCTCGGCGTTGAAGCGGCAAATGTAAAGATCATCGTTTCGGATACCGGAATAGGCATTCCTGCCGATTCGGCTCCACACATTTTTGAGAGATTCTATCGTGTTGATAAGGCGCGTTCGCGTGTAGATGGCGGAAGCGGACTCGGCCTTGCCATTGCAAGATGGGTTGCGGAGGCGCATAAGGGGTCCATCGATTTGACCAGCCGCCCCGGCCACGGCAGCAAGTTCACCGTGTCGTTGCCGAGATAG
- a CDS encoding efflux RND transporter periplasmic adaptor subunit, translating to MKISDGALSLYFSGVRFDLRVAGLVILMSAAGCTTQKAAEAQKPATPAKVENAVKEGDLATVTLTAEAEARLGISTAPVEVTSATRERTFGGEVVLPPDSTRIVSAPVAGTILAGALGAAPDAGMTVQKGMAVFRLLPMLPPERDARSQAEKELTDAQTRVDAAKVKLDRAEQLLRDKAGSVKQVEQAREDLALAEHALKAAREKLARVIRTPMDADISIPVIAPEDGMIQKVHAGTGQKVASSAPLFEIASLASIWVRVPVYVGDLGSIDRRQAAKIHNLGDSPGSPILSARPIAAPPTANPNASTIDLYYKLSSLGPYRPGQRVGVTLTLVGAEQSLAVPYSAVIRDVHGGEWVYENIAPQQYVRRRVEVRYVTGSLAVLAHGPAAGTKVVVAGAAELFSTEFSGGK from the coding sequence TTGAAAATCTCCGACGGCGCACTCTCACTTTACTTCAGTGGAGTTCGCTTTGACCTGCGAGTTGCCGGCCTCGTCATATTGATGAGCGCGGCAGGCTGCACCACACAGAAGGCCGCCGAAGCTCAGAAGCCCGCGACTCCAGCGAAGGTTGAAAACGCCGTCAAAGAGGGCGATCTGGCTACGGTTACGCTCACCGCCGAAGCCGAAGCTCGATTGGGGATTAGCACCGCGCCGGTTGAAGTCACCAGCGCAACACGAGAGCGCACCTTTGGCGGTGAGGTGGTGCTGCCTCCTGACAGTACCCGAATCGTGTCGGCTCCGGTCGCAGGCACCATCCTCGCCGGAGCTTTGGGCGCCGCGCCTGACGCCGGTATGACGGTGCAGAAGGGCATGGCAGTGTTTCGTTTGTTACCGATGCTTCCACCTGAGCGCGATGCGCGTTCGCAGGCCGAGAAAGAACTGACCGATGCCCAAACTCGGGTCGATGCCGCAAAAGTAAAGCTCGATCGCGCCGAGCAACTCCTGCGCGATAAAGCAGGAAGCGTCAAGCAGGTTGAACAGGCGCGAGAGGATCTCGCGCTCGCCGAACACGCACTCAAGGCGGCGCGAGAAAAGCTGGCACGCGTAATCCGCACACCGATGGATGCGGACATCTCGATTCCGGTTATCGCACCGGAAGACGGGATGATTCAAAAGGTGCACGCGGGCACGGGCCAGAAGGTCGCGAGCTCAGCGCCGTTGTTTGAGATAGCAAGCCTGGCTTCAATCTGGGTTCGCGTTCCGGTCTATGTCGGAGACCTCGGGTCCATCGACCGGCGACAGGCAGCGAAGATCCATAATCTTGGCGACTCGCCGGGCTCGCCGATACTTTCGGCAAGGCCAATCGCCGCGCCTCCCACCGCTAACCCGAATGCCTCGACGATTGATCTTTACTACAAGCTGTCGTCGCTTGGCCCCTATCGCCCGGGTCAGAGAGTCGGCGTTACTCTGACGCTGGTGGGCGCAGAACAAAGTCTGGCCGTACCGTATTCGGCGGTCATACGTGATGTTCACGGCGGAGAATGGGTTTATGAAAACATCGCGCCGCAACAGTACGTGCGCCGGCGCGTCGAGGTGCGCTATGTCACAGGCTCGTTGGCAGTCCTGGCTCACGGCCCAGCAGCGGGAACCAAGGTCGTTGTAGCTGGCGCGGCGGAGCTGTTCAGCACGGAGTTCAGCGGGGGCAAATGA
- a CDS encoding TolC family protein, which yields MNPNSQSSAFAVPPGVILADGLSEDEAVAVALWNNAAFQADLTSLGFARADLVEAGQLRNPMLTLLLPWGPKQLEFTANLPLEVFWQRPRRVAAAKVEVERVAESLVQTGLNLVRDVRVAYADSALANDRTRIAADSHRQRTEIAQIVQARLRAGDISELETSSAGLDARQAEEQAARSSNEAKIAKDRLRFLLGMVAGDASFDIVASTQPSTSPAGGNPSVIAAGPASSTRQRNDQEVNDLIKQALAARPDLRAAELAIEAAGKRAKWERSKIFSISAILDANAKGSKGFEAGPGVQVELPFLNRNKGGITRAEAEIERAARQYVAVRDRIALEVQEAYTQLQAARQALDSWRGRILPVIEEDIRISEKAYAAGDVAYLFVLETSRRLYDARLQEAEASAAIQRATAQLQRAVGRKTN from the coding sequence TTGAATCCAAACTCTCAGTCTTCGGCATTCGCGGTTCCACCGGGAGTAATACTCGCCGACGGACTTTCGGAGGATGAGGCGGTTGCCGTCGCCCTGTGGAACAACGCGGCCTTTCAAGCCGACCTGACCTCTCTTGGGTTCGCGCGCGCGGATCTGGTCGAAGCAGGTCAACTGCGCAATCCGATGTTGACGCTGTTGCTGCCGTGGGGGCCCAAGCAGCTCGAGTTCACCGCAAACCTGCCGCTCGAGGTTTTCTGGCAAAGACCGCGCCGGGTCGCCGCCGCGAAAGTCGAGGTCGAGCGCGTAGCCGAAAGCCTCGTTCAGACAGGGCTCAACCTGGTGCGCGATGTAAGAGTCGCCTATGCTGATTCGGCCCTCGCAAATGATCGAACGCGCATCGCAGCCGACTCGCATCGTCAGCGAACTGAGATTGCTCAGATCGTCCAGGCCAGGCTTCGCGCCGGGGACATAAGCGAGCTCGAAACCAGCAGTGCTGGTCTCGACGCAAGACAAGCCGAGGAACAGGCGGCGCGATCAAGCAACGAGGCGAAGATTGCAAAAGACAGGCTCCGTTTTCTGCTCGGCATGGTGGCCGGCGACGCCTCGTTCGACATTGTTGCTTCCACGCAACCTTCCACGTCACCGGCCGGCGGAAATCCGAGCGTAATCGCCGCGGGCCCGGCTTCTTCAACTCGGCAACGCAACGATCAAGAGGTGAACGACCTGATAAAGCAGGCGCTTGCCGCGCGTCCGGACTTGCGGGCCGCGGAGCTCGCCATTGAAGCCGCGGGCAAGCGCGCGAAATGGGAACGCTCGAAGATTTTTTCCATATCGGCGATTCTCGATGCCAATGCTAAAGGGTCGAAGGGCTTCGAAGCCGGACCCGGCGTGCAGGTTGAGCTTCCGTTCCTCAACCGCAACAAGGGTGGGATCACGCGGGCTGAGGCTGAGATCGAGCGCGCGGCGCGCCAATACGTAGCCGTGCGCGACCGGATTGCCCTCGAAGTGCAAGAAGCCTATACCCAGCTTCAAGCAGCGCGGCAGGCACTCGACTCGTGGCGCGGCCGGATCTTGCCGGTAATCGAAGAAGACATTCGCATATCAGAAAAAGCTTATGCTGCTGGGGACGTGGCCTATCTCTTCGTCCTTGAAACGTCACGCCGGCTTTACGACGCCCGCTTGCAAGAGGCAGAAGCGAGCGCCGCCATTCAGCGCGCAACGGCCCAGTTACAGAGGGCCGTAGGAAGGAAAACCAATTGA
- a CDS encoding carboxypeptidase regulatory-like domain-containing protein: MRRTTKESLARRIPSCLVLMLIAAIAVPGQSPPQSYEVSGVVIDPSGAVIAEAKVTLRRDDQRTEQSKTTNQKGEFRFPRLPSGNYELEIRKDGFKPTTTQLTIGAKPTAPLEITLPIADVREEIAVADRPNQANTNPEENLGVIKLDREALKNLPVLGNDIISSVANLVDASSTGSGGPTVLVDGLETTRKVPASMIKEVRINQNPYSAEFARPGRGRIEVITKPGEPEYHGEFNFIFRDFRLDARNAFALERPPEQRRIFEGALTGPLGRGEKTSFFFSVDREEEDLQSVVFARTPAGVFSANVANPNRDTELSFRIDHQASKRTTFSVRYEFTVDSTRNGGVGGFNLPEVATNSNGREHQLFFNHRLIISPSLVNEFTLRAGTDNNVTRSERPGIPRLVVPDAFTGGGSQADRRATENHVQLNEILSWNHGKHFVKSGLNIPDISRRGLSDRTNFGGTFSFSTVEDYLNNRPFLFSINQGDGYLVFWQKEFGLFVQDNILVRPNFSIAPGLRYDKQNYLGDKNNFSPRLSFAYAPDKKRKAVLRGGAGIFYDRTGAGPIGDRLRFDGRRLRQVNITDPGYPDPLSSGGTLAAQPVSIVRFAPNLRSPYTFQFTMGLERQLNKSLTATATYINTRGSKLFRSRDINAPLPSSVERPDPAIGVLRQVESTGHSQTHALELMLRGKISRFFNGTIQYNLGRAYNNTGGINSRPANNYDLTSEWSRADFDERHRFNLLGTMKAGEWLNLGMTLALTSGRPYSLTTGRDDNRDNLANDRPAGVRRNSLQGPGAATLDLRWAKELSLKEPKKGEDEGPAITLAVAAFNVLNRTNYAGFVGNLSSPFFGLPVVSRPARRTQLTLGFRF; the protein is encoded by the coding sequence ATGCGGCGTACTACAAAAGAAAGCTTGGCGCGGCGGATACCAAGTTGTCTGGTGCTAATGCTCATCGCGGCGATCGCGGTCCCCGGCCAGAGTCCGCCTCAGTCGTACGAGGTCTCAGGCGTTGTGATCGATCCGAGCGGGGCAGTGATCGCCGAGGCCAAAGTTACTCTTCGGCGAGATGATCAACGCACCGAACAATCAAAGACAACCAATCAAAAAGGCGAGTTTCGGTTCCCGCGCCTGCCGAGCGGCAATTACGAGCTCGAGATTCGAAAAGATGGATTCAAGCCGACGACAACTCAGCTTACGATTGGCGCGAAACCAACGGCTCCGCTCGAAATTACGTTGCCGATCGCTGACGTGCGCGAAGAGATTGCCGTCGCTGATAGGCCCAATCAAGCAAACACAAATCCGGAAGAAAACCTGGGTGTCATCAAGCTGGATCGCGAGGCGCTAAAAAACCTGCCGGTGTTGGGTAATGACATCATTTCCAGCGTGGCGAACCTTGTGGACGCCAGTTCGACTGGATCGGGCGGTCCGACGGTTCTGGTCGATGGCCTCGAGACAACCAGGAAGGTCCCGGCCTCGATGATTAAGGAAGTGCGGATAAATCAGAACCCTTACTCGGCTGAATTCGCCCGGCCGGGACGAGGGCGGATCGAAGTCATTACCAAACCCGGTGAACCGGAATATCACGGCGAGTTCAACTTCATCTTTCGCGATTTTCGGCTCGATGCGCGCAACGCCTTCGCGCTCGAACGCCCGCCCGAGCAGCGGCGCATCTTTGAAGGCGCCTTGACCGGCCCACTCGGCCGCGGCGAAAAGACCTCGTTCTTTTTCAGCGTCGACAGGGAAGAAGAAGATTTACAATCGGTGGTCTTCGCCCGCACACCGGCGGGCGTGTTTTCCGCAAATGTGGCCAATCCAAACCGGGATACCGAGTTGTCTTTTCGGATCGACCATCAGGCGAGCAAAAGAACGACCTTCTCGGTTCGTTATGAGTTTACCGTTGACTCAACCAGGAATGGCGGCGTCGGCGGATTCAATCTTCCTGAAGTAGCCACCAATTCGAATGGCCGCGAGCACCAGCTTTTTTTCAACCATCGCCTGATCATCTCGCCCAGTCTGGTCAATGAATTCACCTTGCGCGCCGGGACCGATAACAACGTGACGCGCAGCGAGCGGCCGGGCATTCCCAGATTGGTCGTACCCGATGCCTTTACCGGGGGAGGCAGCCAGGCGGATCGGCGCGCGACCGAAAACCACGTCCAGCTTAACGAGATCCTGTCGTGGAATCATGGCAAACACTTTGTAAAAAGCGGACTCAACATTCCGGACATCAGCCGTCGCGGATTGAGTGACCGGACCAACTTTGGCGGCACCTTTTCCTTCTCCACAGTGGAAGACTATTTGAACAACCGGCCCTTCCTGTTTTCCATCAACCAGGGCGACGGTTATTTGGTGTTCTGGCAAAAGGAATTCGGCTTGTTTGTGCAGGACAATATTCTGGTGCGGCCAAACTTCTCGATCGCGCCGGGCTTGCGTTACGACAAGCAGAATTATTTGGGCGACAAGAATAATTTCTCGCCGCGGCTCTCGTTCGCCTACGCGCCGGATAAGAAACGTAAAGCAGTTTTGCGGGGCGGGGCGGGGATCTTTTATGACCGCACCGGCGCCGGTCCAATTGGCGATAGATTGCGCTTTGACGGCCGCAGATTACGCCAGGTGAATATTACCGATCCCGGTTATCCGGATCCGCTCTCGTCCGGGGGCACGCTTGCAGCGCAACCCGTTAGCATCGTCCGGTTCGCTCCCAATCTGCGCTCGCCTTATACCTTTCAATTCACCATGGGTCTGGAGCGACAACTCAACAAATCGCTGACGGCAACGGCCACTTACATCAATACGCGCGGGAGCAAGCTGTTTCGTTCGCGCGATATCAATGCGCCGCTGCCGTCCTCGGTTGAGCGGCCGGATCCGGCTATCGGCGTGCTGCGCCAGGTGGAATCGACGGGTCATTCACAGACGCACGCATTGGAGTTGATGTTGCGCGGTAAGATCAGCCGATTCTTTAACGGGACTATCCAATACAACCTTGGGAGGGCTTACAACAACACCGGCGGAATCAATTCGCGGCCGGCCAACAACTATGATTTGACGAGCGAGTGGTCGCGCGCCGATTTCGATGAGCGCCATCGGTTCAACCTGCTGGGTACAATGAAAGCCGGCGAATGGCTGAATCTGGGGATGACGCTGGCGCTCACCAGCGGCCGACCATACAGCCTCACGACCGGGCGTGATGACAATCGCGACAACCTGGCTAACGACCGGCCAGCGGGCGTGCGTCGCAATAGTCTGCAGGGCCCGGGAGCGGCTACTCTCGATCTGCGTTGGGCCAAAGAGCTCAGCTTGAAAGAGCCAAAGAAAGGAGAAGACGAAGGTCCGGCCATTACTCTCGCTGTCGCTGCTTTCAATGTGCTGAATCGGACTAACTACGCTGGCTTCGTGGGAAACCTCAGCTCGCCGTTTTTCGGCCTGCCGGTAGTCTCGCGGCCGGCGCGACGCACGCAGCTCACTTTGGGTTTCAGGTTTTAG
- a CDS encoding response regulator transcription factor has translation MRLLLVEDEPRVARFIAKGAREQGYAVDIAGDGEEALYKASITEYDLIILDVMLPLKDGFQVCKELRAQGNKRPVLILTARDAIDDRVTGLDCGADDYLSKPFDFKELLARIRALLRRAQEIRPETLQVADLTVNTASHTVTRAGRAISLTAKEYSLLEFFVLRVGKLVGRAEIAGHVWDENFDAFSNVIDVYVGRLRKKIDEGFSKPLIHTRRGEGYFFSPDLESENG, from the coding sequence GTGAGACTATTACTTGTAGAGGATGAGCCGCGAGTGGCGCGCTTTATTGCGAAGGGCGCGCGTGAGCAGGGCTATGCCGTCGACATTGCCGGCGACGGCGAGGAGGCGCTGTATAAGGCGAGCATCACCGAATACGATTTGATCATCCTCGACGTAATGCTTCCGCTTAAGGATGGCTTCCAGGTTTGCAAAGAATTGCGCGCTCAAGGTAACAAACGGCCTGTGCTGATTTTGACCGCCCGCGATGCGATTGACGATCGCGTGACAGGTCTGGATTGCGGAGCAGATGACTACTTGAGCAAGCCGTTTGATTTTAAGGAACTCCTGGCGCGAATTCGCGCGCTTCTCAGAAGAGCGCAGGAGATTAGACCGGAGACTCTTCAAGTCGCCGACCTGACAGTCAACACCGCAAGTCACACAGTGACTCGCGCCGGGCGCGCGATAAGCCTGACCGCGAAGGAATACTCATTGTTGGAGTTTTTTGTGCTTAGAGTGGGCAAGCTGGTCGGGCGGGCCGAGATAGCAGGCCACGTATGGGACGAGAACTTCGATGCGTTTTCGAATGTCATCGATGTGTACGTTGGGCGGCTTCGAAAAAAAATAGACGAGGGTTTCAGCAAGCCGCTGATCCACACCCGGCGCGGTGAGGGTTATTTCTTCTCGCCCGATCTGGAGAGCGAAAATGGTTAA
- a CDS encoding efflux RND transporter permease subunit, with amino-acid sequence MNWIVSTSLHLRIVVVALAVVLMIVGIQIVRTTPLDVFPEFAPPVVEIQTEAPGLSTAEVESLVSAPIENSLNGIMSLKTLRSKSVLGLSSVVLIFQEGTDLMRARQLVQERLSIVAAQLPAVARPPVILSPLSSTSRVMKIGMSSASLSQMELTTLARWTIRPRLMAIPGVANVAIWGQRDRQIQVLVDPDNLRAHNVTLDDVVRTTRDAVSPGAGGFIDTPNQRFSITHLSAVVRAEDLARIPVAFRDGSPLQLGNVATVVEGFPAPIGDAVINDGPGLLLIVEKQPQGNTLDVTRNVESALDALRPGLKDVEVDSTIFRPATFIELALKNLNRALMIGCVLVVIVLVAFLYDWRTALISLTAIPLSLLAATLILHYRGYTINTMVIAGLVIALGEVVDDAIIDVENIMRRLRLNRSAVNPETAFQVVLKASIEVRSAIVYATLIVVLVFLPVFFLDGLAGSFFRPLAVSYVLAVMASLAIALTLTPALSLLLLPRAAKADHKDPPVARLLKRYYKSFLPRMVGRPRWAAVVLVVVFGLTAVTVPFLGEEFLPDFKETDFLMHWVGKPGTSLEAMQRITVQVSKELRAIPGVRNFGSHIGRAEVADEVVGPNFAELWISIDPDSPYEPTVARIQGVVEGYPGLQRDVLTYLKERIKEVLTGAGATIVVRIYGPGLGVLREKAAEVGRTMSEIQGVTNLKVEPQVLVPQLEIRLRPDAALRSGLTPGDVRRAATTLVKSTKVGEVYEEQKIFDVVVWGAAQVRGNIEALRQMRINLPSGGDVPLDEVAEIRIAPSPNVIQREGASRRIDVSCDVKGRDLGSVAREIEAKVKALSFDREYHPEFLGEYAARQESRNRLLALSGLSLLGILLLLHADFRSPRLVGLVFVSLPFALVGGVIATLLTGGVLSLGSLVGFVTVLGIAARNGIMLVSHYRHLEFEEGETFGRELVMRGSEERLAPILMTALATGLALLPIVVGGNRPGHEIEHPMAVVILGGLVTSTLLNLFLMPALYLRYGARRKAHVEKSD; translated from the coding sequence ATGAACTGGATCGTATCTACTTCGCTTCACCTGCGCATCGTTGTCGTAGCTCTTGCTGTTGTCTTGATGATTGTCGGGATACAGATAGTGCGCACAACGCCTCTGGATGTGTTCCCGGAATTTGCGCCTCCCGTAGTCGAGATACAAACAGAAGCGCCGGGTCTGTCCACCGCCGAAGTTGAAAGCCTCGTCTCCGCGCCGATTGAAAACTCGCTGAACGGCATAATGTCGCTAAAGACGTTACGCTCGAAATCCGTGCTTGGGCTCTCATCCGTTGTTCTCATTTTTCAGGAAGGCACGGACCTGATGCGCGCCCGGCAGCTTGTCCAGGAGCGCCTCTCAATCGTCGCCGCGCAACTGCCGGCGGTCGCGCGCCCGCCAGTGATTCTCTCGCCGCTTTCATCAACCAGCCGCGTGATGAAGATTGGCATGTCGTCGGCGTCGCTGTCGCAGATGGAGCTTACGACGCTTGCGCGATGGACGATTCGACCTCGACTGATGGCGATACCTGGTGTGGCCAATGTGGCGATCTGGGGCCAGCGAGACCGGCAGATTCAGGTGCTGGTTGACCCAGACAATCTGCGCGCCCACAACGTGACGCTCGATGATGTGGTGCGAACGACGCGCGATGCTGTTTCTCCGGGCGCCGGCGGATTCATTGACACGCCCAACCAACGCTTTTCCATCACCCACCTCTCGGCGGTCGTTCGCGCGGAGGATCTCGCGAGAATTCCAGTGGCCTTCCGCGACGGGTCGCCGCTTCAGCTAGGCAACGTGGCCACTGTTGTCGAAGGCTTTCCTGCGCCGATTGGCGATGCGGTCATCAACGACGGGCCGGGATTGCTGTTGATAGTTGAGAAGCAGCCGCAGGGTAACACGCTCGATGTCACCCGCAACGTCGAGAGTGCGTTGGATGCGCTCAGACCGGGCTTAAAGGATGTCGAGGTGGACTCGACGATCTTTCGACCCGCGACCTTCATCGAGTTGGCGCTTAAGAATTTGAACCGCGCGCTGATGATCGGCTGCGTGCTGGTGGTGATAGTTCTCGTAGCGTTCCTGTACGACTGGCGAACTGCTCTCATCAGCCTGACGGCGATCCCGCTGTCGTTGCTCGCGGCAACGCTGATCCTGCACTACCGGGGCTACACGATCAACACCATGGTCATAGCAGGTCTGGTCATCGCGCTGGGCGAAGTGGTTGACGACGCGATCATAGATGTCGAGAACATCATGCGTCGATTGCGGCTCAACCGCTCAGCCGTGAATCCGGAGACTGCTTTTCAGGTTGTGCTGAAGGCCTCAATCGAAGTTAGGAGCGCAATTGTTTACGCAACTTTGATTGTGGTACTCGTGTTCCTCCCGGTCTTCTTTCTGGATGGACTGGCAGGGTCGTTTTTCCGCCCGCTTGCGGTTTCATATGTCCTGGCTGTGATGGCCTCTTTGGCCATAGCGCTCACATTGACTCCCGCGCTCTCTTTGTTGCTGCTGCCCCGCGCTGCAAAGGCCGATCACAAAGACCCGCCGGTCGCCCGCCTGCTTAAGCGGTATTACAAAAGCTTTCTGCCGCGTATGGTGGGCCGACCGCGATGGGCTGCGGTGGTGCTGGTGGTCGTCTTCGGTCTCACGGCAGTGACGGTCCCTTTTCTTGGCGAAGAGTTCCTGCCCGACTTCAAAGAGACCGACTTTCTGATGCACTGGGTCGGAAAGCCAGGGACCTCGCTCGAAGCCATGCAGCGGATCACCGTTCAGGTGAGCAAAGAGCTTCGGGCCATTCCCGGAGTGAGGAATTTCGGCTCGCACATTGGGCGCGCAGAGGTTGCCGACGAAGTGGTCGGCCCGAACTTCGCCGAGCTCTGGATAAGCATCGACCCCGATTCGCCATACGAGCCGACGGTCGCGCGGATTCAAGGAGTAGTCGAAGGCTATCCTGGTCTTCAACGTGACGTGCTTACTTATCTGAAGGAACGGATCAAAGAGGTGCTGACCGGGGCGGGGGCGACGATTGTCGTGCGCATCTACGGGCCTGGACTGGGAGTACTGCGCGAAAAAGCAGCCGAAGTCGGTAGGACCATGAGCGAGATTCAAGGCGTCACCAATTTGAAAGTCGAGCCCCAGGTCCTTGTGCCGCAACTCGAGATCAGATTGCGTCCTGACGCGGCGCTTCGATCCGGTTTAACGCCGGGCGATGTTCGGCGGGCGGCAACCACCCTGGTTAAGAGCACCAAGGTGGGCGAGGTCTACGAGGAGCAGAAGATCTTCGATGTCGTCGTATGGGGCGCCGCTCAGGTAAGGGGCAACATTGAGGCGCTGCGCCAGATGAGGATCAATCTGCCGTCGGGCGGGGATGTGCCGCTGGACGAGGTAGCCGAGATCCGCATTGCGCCGTCCCCGAATGTTATCCAGCGCGAGGGCGCTTCACGGCGCATAGATGTGAGTTGCGACGTGAAAGGGCGCGACCTGGGAAGCGTCGCGCGCGAGATCGAGGCCAAGGTCAAAGCTCTCTCTTTTGACCGCGAGTATCATCCTGAGTTCCTCGGCGAATATGCTGCCCGGCAGGAATCGAGGAACCGGCTCCTGGCTCTTTCGGGTCTTTCGCTTCTCGGTATACTCCTGCTGCTGCACGCCGACTTTCGCTCGCCCCGTTTGGTTGGGCTCGTGTTTGTGAGCCTTCCTTTTGCTTTAGTCGGAGGCGTGATTGCGACGCTGCTCACCGGCGGAGTGCTTTCTTTGGGTTCGCTTGTCGGGTTTGTGACCGTGCTCGGGATAGCTGCGCGCAACGGCATCATGCTGGTAAGCCATTATCGGCACCTTGAATTTGAAGAGGGTGAGACGTTCGGCAGAGAGCTTGTCATGCGCGGCTCGGAGGAGCGGCTCGCTCCGATCCTGATGACCGCGCTCGCTACGGGACTTGCGCTTTTGCCGATCGTCGTTGGCGGAAACCGCCCGGGTCACGAGATTGAGCACCCGATGGCGGTAGTCATACTGGGGGGCCTGGTGACCTCGACGCTGCTGAATTTGTTTTTGATGCCGGCGCTCTACCTTCGCTACGGCGCTCGGCGAAAGGCACATGTCGAAAAGAGCGATTGA